CCTGATGATATCGCTTCTATGCCTTTAGAAGACTTAATTAAATTCGTATCCGATAACGGCAACAATAGACTCTCAGATGTCAATAAAATCGCTGAAATACTTAAAACCGAGGCTCAAGCGTTCATACAGATTACATCCTCTGTTGGCTGAGGCAAATGACTTAGCTTTGTCTATGACCCTTGAAAACATTAGATTTATGCAAGAACAACTTAAAAAACTCGACAAAGAAATCTCAAAACTTCTTAAAGCTTTCTCTCAAACATTAACAACCGTCCCTGGCATAGGAGATGTTCTTGCAGCCGGCATCATCGCTGAAATCGGTGATATCAAGCGCTTCAAAAATGAAGCTGCTTTGGCAAAGTATTCTGGCCTTGTTTGGACTCAGTACCAATCAGGCAACTTCAATGCCCAAGATGTCTCATTAGCTAAGTGTGGTAACCAATACCTGAGATACTATCTTGTTGAAGCTGCTAACTGTGTAAGGGTGCACACAGTACGCTACAAAGCCTTCTACAACAAGAAGTTCTCAGAGGTTACCAAGCATCAGCATAAACGTGCCCTCGTCCTAACCGCAAGACGCTTAATTCCTTTGATCTTTGCCATGCTCAGCAAAGGTCAAATATATCAAGAAAGAGGTGATGTTTACAATACTTAGTTAGTCCCAATTTTTTAATTTAATAATCTTTCCCAAACAAGCTGCCAGTTAAATTTTTCCATGCTGAGCGGCTCGGTATTTTATTGTCTTTTTTGCCCTAATTATCTAAAAAAATTTTTTAAAAAACCCCCTTGACATTATACCGTTTGTCTTTCTGAAACAAGGTGCATTTTTATAGTTTTGTCTGATCTTATAGGATGCTTGTATCTATAACTTAAAATTTTTGATTTATGTTTATTTGTATTTATTTTTGATGTCTTTTATTAATTATTATAATCTAATCACACTGTTTTGTCATTATAATTTATTGATATTTTAAACGAATGTGGTTTCTACAAAACTAACAAATTGATCATGGAATTATTAAATATATACAAAGAAAACAAAAAACTGATCAACTCATATGTTAAAACTACATCCACTGTTGAATTTACTAAATTTCTACGTTATATTTTTTGTTAAATGTTCAAAGTCTAATTGAGCAATCCCTTAAACTTCATTAATTAACCTAAGGGGACGCAAAATGGAACACCACACACAGCTATAAAATAGACACAAAATAAAAGGGGCTGTTTCAAAAGTTGATGTAACAGCCCCTTAATTTCAATATTTAGGAGTTTTTATTGTTTGGTTCTTGTTATACGTGCCTTCAGAACATATAAAATTGTATTTTTTAGACACCTTCATTAAATTTTAAAGTTATACTGCCTATTTGACATTCTTCATCATATCATCAAGCTCTTTAAACTTCTTTCCAAACTCTTCCCAATTGCCTTGTTGCAAAGCTTTTTTAGCATCTTCAAACAAAGACTTTATCTTTAATAGATCTGACGATGGTGGAACCTGAGTGATATTTTCTTTCTGAGACGGTGTTTGCGTCTGATCCTTTTCAGGCGCTACCTGCTGCCCGACCAGCTGCGATAGCGCATCATTTAGGCTACTTCCCATAACAACCTTGCCATTGCAAGCAGCAATTACTCTTTTTACCTCTGGCAGAGCTGAAGCATTGTCTGAAGCAATGTAAATTGGCTCAATGTACAAAATCTTTTGGTTTATTGGCAGTGCTAAAAGGTTTCCTCTTATAACCTTTGATCCGCCTTGATTCCATAGAGATAAATCCTTCGAGATCTGCGGGTCTTGGTCAATCATGTTCTCAACCTGCAGTGGACCATAGACAGTTGAACCTTTTGGGAATTTGTATAGCACAAGCTTTCCATAATTTTCTTGGCTACTTTTTGCTGCAAGCCATGCAATCATTGTATTGTATTTTAGCGGTGTGAAGGGCACCATCAAAATCAACTCTTCTTTTTGGCTGTCTGGCAGCTTCATAACACTGTAATATGGTGGGATATAGTCAATTGAACCATCAGGTGTCTTGTGTTTTCCAAAGTCCCATAAATCCTCTTTGTTGTAGAATACATTTGGATTTGTCATGTGGTACCTTTTCAAAACACCTGCTTGAATCTTGAAGATATACTCTGGATATCTTATGTGCTCAGCAATGTCTTTGGGAATATCTCCCTTTTCAAAAAGGTCGGGATAAATACTCTTGTAGACATTTACAATCGGGTCGTTTTTGTCCACAATGTAAAATTTTAGCGTCCCATTGTATGCATCAATTAATACCTTTACAGAATTTCGAATATAATTAAAACCTTCTTCTGTCGGCTCTGAATATGGATAATAATTTGTCTTTGTATAACCATCCAAAACCCATACCAAGCGACCTTTTCCGTCTATGAGTATATATGGATCACTGTCATAGTCAAAAAATGGTGCAACTTTTTTGGCTCTCTCTACAATATTCCTGTTTATAAGTATCTTGCTGTTTGAGTTTATAGCTGTTGAGACAAGAAGCCTAAAGTCTTTATAGACATATGAAAAGATTAATCTATTTAAAGGTGTTAGTCTTATTCCGCCTTTGCCGTCATATCTAAAAAGCCTGTTTGAATCACCCTCAGGATAGTCAATCTCATCAACCTTTGTGTTGACAATAACGTACGGGTCTGTTTTTTCTCCATAGTATATCCGTGGCTGTGTTACCTTTGGTGCACCGTCTAAGCTCTTTATTGGAATGTCTTTTATGATAAACTTTGGCTGGCCTTCAGGTGTAACTTCTGTCATCAGGCTCATGACAACACCATAGCCGTGAGTGTACTGAAATCTTTGATTGATATATGTCTTCGTCGGAATCCCATCATAGTTTATCTCTCTTGCAGAGATGAATACAGATTTTATCTTACCATTTATTGTATACTTTGCAATATCAGCATCATTGAAGATATAGTACTGTTTAAAACGCTGAATTTGGTTTTGAATATCTAAGGTTGTCGGAAAGTCTGTAATTCTTATGTTTTCAATTGTGCTTGTGTTTTTCTGTAAATCCTCTGCTGTAATATTACCTGATGTGTCAACAGGAAAATACTTTTCTTCAATGTTCTCTAAATTATAAGCAAGGCGGGTAAACTTAATATTCTTCTCTAAAAAAGGCCTTTCATATACCTGCTCATTAGGTGATACTACAAAATACTGAAAAGCTGCTGAGACTATAGTACCCAGAACTGCAAAGGCGATGTAAGATAGCATCACCTTCCCAACATCTGAATATCTTTTTTTCAAGAAAAAGAAAATACTGAGTACAATCACAGCTATCAGCACTATATACGAAAGCCTAAAATAGTTCATCCTAATGTAATAATCAGTATATCCCACACCAACAACTTCGCCAAAGAAAGAGTACAAGAGCCCTTCCATTTCATATTTTAGTGTAAATATCTTAATCACAAATATTAGTATCAAATTGAAAAATATATGACTCCTTACCTTTTTGTCAGAAAGCACTCCCCATGAATTGGTCCTGCTGACAAAGGCAAAACCATAAAGGACAACGTACAATACTGCTGTGTAGATACAGACAAATATCATAAAGAAGAATAGAAAGTTAACTATTGAAAGGAAGAATGGTCTTTCAAACACATAATATCCTATGTCTTTGTTAAAGATTGGGTCTTTTATATTAAACGGCTTTGAATGTTTGAAGGTCAAAAATTTGATGTAGAGATTGTTTTCCAAATACTTGCTTGTTATCAGTGCTAAGAAGACAGAGACAATTATGTTGAGAATATTCTTTTTAAGCAAACTAATTTTTCCAACAATTCTTTCAATGTTTTTCTTAACAATGGCATTGTTTATAAAAAACACCAAGAACAAAATCACAAATGAAACAACTTGCACCGAAAGTTTTACATAGAAGTTCTTCCAAAATACACTTACAAAGTTTTTACCAATTTCTTTTATCTGGATGAGTTCCAAAAACAAATCAAACGCAATTGAAAACGCTATAACTAAAATTACCAGTATTGCAATAACAAAACCAACCCTTTTAATAACTCTTTTTGCTTTCTCCTTTTTATAATCATAAATCCTATCTGTCATCGTAAAACCTTGCCCCTCGCTTTATTTTTTATTTGCTCTCCAAAAGCCCAAACATCTCATCTTTTAACTCTACTGCTTCTGCTATTATCTTTGAAATATCAGCCAAAATTTTTGCAAGCATCATCTCAGATGAGAAATATTCTTCAATGTCTGGGTTTAGGCTTATTATCTGGTAAAGCTGCTGCAAAGAATATACATCAGAGCTTGTAACCTCTTGCCCTTGCAAACGCTTTTGTTCAAGCTCAAGCTGTTTCTTTTTAAAGTCCATAACCATCTGTTTTAGTTTCTCATCCTTTTCAATCTTTTCTTTCGCAGCTTTAAATCTTTTAAACTCATTTGACTCTTTTAGAGCATCTGCAAGCTCATATGCAATGTCGTAAACATTTCTCATCTTTTGTATACTCACCCCTTTTGTGGATATTTTATTATTTTATTTTTAAGCACTCTTGTCTTGATTATTAACATTTTCATTTGTCTTTATAAGCTCTGATGCGCCAATCAACGTGCCAAGATTCTTAAACGCATCTGTTGGAATGTATACCTTATTTGCCGGATTTTTAGCAATCTCAATTGCAGCCTCTATCTGCCTCATCGCAAGTACAACTGCATCTGTGCCGCTCTCCTTAATAGCCCTGTTGACATATGCAATAGCGTTTGCCTGTGCTCTTGCTACCATCTCAATTGCCTGAGCCTGACCTTCCGCCTGCAAAATCTTTTGCTGCTTTTCACCTTCTGCCCTTTTTATAAGAGCTTGCTTGTACCCTTCTGCTTTAGCAATTTCACTTTCTCTCACACCTTCTGCCTCAAGAATCATTGCACGCTTGTCTCTTTCTGCTTTCATCTGTTTTTCCATTGCCTGTGTTATTTCAGCAGGTGGGATAATGTCTTTTATTTCAACTCTTTTTATCTTTACCCCATAGTTATCTGTAATTTGGTCAAGCACAGTTGTCAACTTTGAATTTATAATTTCCCTGGAGGAGAACACTTCATCAAGAGTCATGCTACCAATGACATCTCTGAGATTAGTTAATACTGAATACATAATTGCTGCTTGATAATTTTGTACATTGTAAGTGCACATCTTTGCGTCGAATACCTCAAAAAATACAACAGAGTCAATCTTTATTCTGACGTTATCCTTAG
This Caldicellulosiruptor changbaiensis DNA region includes the following protein-coding sequences:
- a CDS encoding UPF0182 family membrane protein, whose product is MTDRIYDYKKEKAKRVIKRVGFVIAILVILVIAFSIAFDLFLELIQIKEIGKNFVSVFWKNFYVKLSVQVVSFVILFLVFFINNAIVKKNIERIVGKISLLKKNILNIIVSVFLALITSKYLENNLYIKFLTFKHSKPFNIKDPIFNKDIGYYVFERPFFLSIVNFLFFFMIFVCIYTAVLYVVLYGFAFVSRTNSWGVLSDKKVRSHIFFNLILIFVIKIFTLKYEMEGLLYSFFGEVVGVGYTDYYIRMNYFRLSYIVLIAVIVLSIFFFLKKRYSDVGKVMLSYIAFAVLGTIVSAAFQYFVVSPNEQVYERPFLEKNIKFTRLAYNLENIEEKYFPVDTSGNITAEDLQKNTSTIENIRITDFPTTLDIQNQIQRFKQYYIFNDADIAKYTINGKIKSVFISAREINYDGIPTKTYINQRFQYTHGYGVVMSLMTEVTPEGQPKFIIKDIPIKSLDGAPKVTQPRIYYGEKTDPYVIVNTKVDEIDYPEGDSNRLFRYDGKGGIRLTPLNRLIFSYVYKDFRLLVSTAINSNSKILINRNIVERAKKVAPFFDYDSDPYILIDGKGRLVWVLDGYTKTNYYPYSEPTEEGFNYIRNSVKVLIDAYNGTLKFYIVDKNDPIVNVYKSIYPDLFEKGDIPKDIAEHIRYPEYIFKIQAGVLKRYHMTNPNVFYNKEDLWDFGKHKTPDGSIDYIPPYYSVMKLPDSQKEELILMVPFTPLKYNTMIAWLAAKSSQENYGKLVLYKFPKGSTVYGPLQVENMIDQDPQISKDLSLWNQGGSKVIRGNLLALPINQKILYIEPIYIASDNASALPEVKRVIAACNGKVVMGSSLNDALSQLVGQQVAPEKDQTQTPSQKENITQVPPSSDLLKIKSLFEDAKKALQQGNWEEFGKKFKELDDMMKNVK
- a CDS encoding YlbF family regulator → MRNVYDIAYELADALKESNEFKRFKAAKEKIEKDEKLKQMVMDFKKKQLELEQKRLQGQEVTSSDVYSLQQLYQIISLNPDIEEYFSSEMMLAKILADISKIIAEAVELKDEMFGLLESK
- a CDS encoding SPFH domain-containing protein; the protein is MPTIGWVILIIALFLIFFFSSVKVVRTKYCYVVERIGQFHRVLEPGVHLIIPFIDNIRAKVNMQERILDVPPQDVITKDNVRIKIDSVVFFEVFDAKMCTYNVQNYQAAIMYSVLTNLRDVIGSMTLDEVFSSREIINSKLTTVLDQITDNYGVKIKRVEIKDIIPPAEITQAMEKQMKAERDKRAMILEAEGVRESEIAKAEGYKQALIKRAEGEKQQKILQAEGQAQAIEMVARAQANAIAYVNRAIKESGTDAVVLAMRQIEAAIEIAKNPANKVYIPTDAFKNLGTLIGASELIKTNENVNNQDKSA